In a single window of the Gadus macrocephalus chromosome 6, ASM3116895v1 genome:
- the LOC132459863 gene encoding calcium-binding protein 7: MPMHPVTSTLMYRGICTIPDILSYSAPVNLPEDEVEEIREAFKVFDRDGNGFISKQELGMAMRSLGYMPNEVELEVIIQRLDMDGDGQVDFEEFVTLLGPKLTAGGLPDKFNGTDFDSVFWKFPQCDMQKLTVEELKRLLYDTFCDHLTMKDIENIIMTEENHIQNPEDCQVDIDSSSPTVKQTCVRKSLICAFAIAFIISVMLIAANQVLRSGMK; this comes from the exons ATGCCGATGCATCCAGTTACCTCCACTTTGATGTATCGGGGGATCTGCACCATCCCGGACATCCTCTCCTACAGCGCTCCCGTCAACCTGCCTGAAGACGAGGTGGAAG aGATCCGCGAGGCCTTCAAGGTGTTCGACAGGGACGGGAATGGCTTCATCTCCAAGCAGGAGCTGGGCATGGCCATGCGCTCGCTGGGCTACATGCCCAACGAGGTGGAGCTTGAGGTCATCATCCAGAGGCTGGATATGGACG GAGACGGACAAGTTGACTTTGAAGAGTTCGTGACCCTCCTGGGACCCAAGCTGACAGCGGGAGGGCTGCCAGATAAGTTCAACGGCACCGACTTTGATTCGGTCTTCTGGAAG TTCCCCCAGTGTGACATGCAGAAGCTGACcgtggaggagctgaagagacTGCTGTACGACACGTTCTGCGACCACCTGACCATGAAGGACATCGAGAACATCATCATGACGGAGGAGAACCACATTCAGAACCCCGAGGACTGCCAGGTGGACATCGACA GCTCCAGCCCGACGGTGAAGCAGACCTGCGTTCGGAAGAGTCTGATCTGCGCCTTCGCAATCGCCTTCATCATCAGCGTCATGCTGATCGCAGCCAATCAGGTGCTCCGGAGCGGCATGAAGTAG